The Streptomyces sp. NBC_01298 genome contains the following window.
CGTCACCAGTCCGCGCTTCTCCGCCGCGTCCAGCAGCCGCGTGGTGCGCGTCGTGCTGGTCGCGAGTGCCCGCGTGATGTCAACGGTGCGCAGAGCGTGCCCGGGGGTGCGCGCGAGGCGGAACAGCAGGTCCGAGATCGAGGCTTCGACGTCGCCGCCCGGGCTGACCTCCGCGTCGATGCGTCCGGTCACGGCCAGGTACGCCTCGCGCAGCATCCCGTAGGTCTCCCAGCGGGGGTCGCCGAAGAGGTCGTCCATCGCGTCAGCGGTCGAACCCTTCCCCGTTTCGTCCATCGCCTTCACCACCTTGCCGTTGACGTGCCGTTGCCGTTGCCGTCCACACACATCCCTTGTGGAACCGTCCCGATCGGTAGTAAATTCGGGACTGTCCCGACCGGGACGATGTTGCCACAGTCGCGAGGAGATTCCCATGACCGCGTACGCACTGTTCGACAACATAGAGGTCACCGACCCGGCCAAGCTCGCCGAGTACGCCCAGCGCGTGCGCGCGGTGGTGGAGCGCCACGGCGGCCGCTACCTCGCCGTCGGGGGCCGGCTCGACCCGGTGGAGGGAGAGCCGATGCTGACCTACCCCGTCCTCATCGAGTTCCCCGACCTGGCCGCCGCCCGCGGCTGGTACGACGCCCCCGACTACCAGGAACTCAAGGCCCTCCGGCAGTCGGGCTCCAAGGCGAACGCCACCCTCTTCGAGACCGGCCCTTCCGACCTCCTGGACGCCTGAACAACCGCCCCGCGGCGTCCGGGCCGTCCGCGCGGAACCCGGACGGCCCGGACGGCCCGGACGCCGAACCCGAACGACAGGAGCGCGCGATGTCGCACCCGAACCACCCGCGGTACCCCGAGCCCCGCTACCAGGGAGACAGGGGTGAGGTGAACGCGTCCTTCCGGACCGCCGACACCCCGCCGGACCTGGTCTCGCCCGGCGGTGACGCCTACCGCTACCTCGCCACCCACGGATCGACCGGCGGCGAGTACGGCCTGTACCAGGTGGACCTGGCGGCGGGGGCGGCCGGCGCCAAGACCCACTTCCACAAGGCGATGTCGGAGTCCTTCTACGTCCTCTCCGGGGAGCTGGAGCTCTTCAACGGAGAGAAGTGGGTGACGGGCCGCGCCGGTGACTTCCTGTACGTGCCGGTCGGCGGCCTGCACGGCTTCAAGAACGTGACGGACGAGCCCATGTCGATGCTCATGCTCTTCTCCCCGGGCGCCCCGCGCGAGGAGTTCTTCGAAGGGGTCGCGGAGGTGGCGCGGCGCGGCAGTGCCGAACTCAAGGAGTTCCGCGTGCGGCACGACAGCTACTTCGAGGAAGACTTCCCGGCCGGGCCCTGACCGACCACCGGCTGCCGGCCACCTGCTGCCCGCTGCCCGCTACCGGGTGGACGGCTCCGCCAGTACCCGCTCGAACGCCTCCCGGGTCTCCGGCTTGCGGTCGAGTATGCCGAACACCACCCGCTCGAAGACTCCCGCGAACCGTCCGGCCAGCAGTGCGCGGAAGGCCTCCGCCACCTGCGCGGGGTCGTTCCGGAAGACTCCGCACCCCCAGGCGCCCAGCACCAGCCCCCGGTACCCGTGCAGTGCGGCCACCTCCAGCACCAGCTGCGCGCGGCGGGCCAGGGCGGCGGGGATTTCGGGCTCCCGGTCCGGTTCCTGGCGGCGGAT
Protein-coding sequences here:
- a CDS encoding cupin domain-containing protein produces the protein MSHPNHPRYPEPRYQGDRGEVNASFRTADTPPDLVSPGGDAYRYLATHGSTGGEYGLYQVDLAAGAAGAKTHFHKAMSESFYVLSGELELFNGEKWVTGRAGDFLYVPVGGLHGFKNVTDEPMSMLMLFSPGAPREEFFEGVAEVARRGSAELKEFRVRHDSYFEEDFPAGP
- a CDS encoding DUF1330 domain-containing protein, which encodes MTAYALFDNIEVTDPAKLAEYAQRVRAVVERHGGRYLAVGGRLDPVEGEPMLTYPVLIEFPDLAAARGWYDAPDYQELKALRQSGSKANATLFETGPSDLLDA
- a CDS encoding MarR family winged helix-turn-helix transcriptional regulator; this translates as MDETGKGSTADAMDDLFGDPRWETYGMLREAYLAVTGRIDAEVSPGGDVEASISDLLFRLARTPGHALRTVDITRALATSTTRTTRLLDAAEKRGLVTRGAHPTDRRVTLVAPTEEGLKEARERGRLGLASTQRHLHDVLTAEEISAMIPILRKIRDANQ